From Streptomyces sp. 846.5, a single genomic window includes:
- the pqqD gene encoding pyrroloquinoline quinone biosynthesis peptide chaperone PqqD: MRDLAVANIDVVGPRLCRGVRLAYDGVRDAHVLLAPESVLVLNETAAAIVARCDGATPVAAIVADLGAAYRGVRAEEVSDMLTSLVNRYLIDEGTVPGRPGE; encoded by the coding sequence ATGAGGGACCTGGCCGTCGCGAACATCGATGTCGTAGGACCGCGATTGTGCCGCGGGGTCCGCCTCGCCTACGACGGGGTTCGCGATGCACACGTGCTGTTGGCTCCGGAGAGCGTGTTGGTACTCAACGAGACTGCCGCAGCGATCGTGGCTCGCTGCGACGGCGCGACTCCGGTCGCGGCCATCGTCGCCGATCTCGGCGCCGCATACCGCGGGGTCCGCGCCGAGGAGGTGAGCGACATGCTCACGTCGCTGGTCAACCGGTACCTCATCGACGAAGGCACTGTGCCGGGGCGACCGGGTGAGTGA
- a CDS encoding type I-E CRISPR-associated protein Cse2/CasB, translated as MNAPAPDWARPLPDALARMKTRGNPGVLATLRRALRYLPDRPDPSALPYVIPHVRPWRAAQDAGLLTAGLWARWHTAYHQPVSGTLDLGAALARIRDESVRERHITALVNAAPATLPRRLSAAVDVLATEQVALDWPTLHADVSRLLDNRGDRVHRRWLTSLYHPVIATEPE; from the coding sequence ATGAACGCTCCGGCGCCCGACTGGGCGCGTCCCCTGCCCGACGCACTGGCCCGGATGAAGACCAGGGGGAACCCGGGCGTACTGGCCACACTGCGCCGCGCCCTGCGCTACCTCCCCGACCGTCCCGACCCATCCGCGCTGCCCTACGTCATCCCCCACGTCCGGCCCTGGCGCGCCGCGCAGGACGCCGGCCTGCTGACCGCAGGCCTGTGGGCGCGCTGGCACACGGCCTATCACCAGCCCGTCAGCGGCACCCTGGACCTGGGCGCCGCCCTGGCGCGGATCCGGGACGAGAGTGTCCGGGAGCGCCACATCACTGCACTGGTCAACGCGGCCCCTGCCACTCTTCCGCGTCGCCTGTCCGCCGCAGTCGACGTCCTGGCCACGGAGCAGGTCGCGCTGGACTGGCCCACATTGCACGCAGACGTCTCCCGCCTGCTGGACAACCGTGGCGATCGGGTGCACCGCCGCTGGCTCACCAGCCTCTACCACCCCGTGATCGCCACCGAACCGGAGTAG
- the pqqB gene encoding pyrroloquinoline quinone biosynthesis protein PqqB — protein MRVRILGTAAGGGAPQWNCACNPCARLRGLGSSAWRTQDSIAVTDGHSGWYLINASPDLRTQILRTDELAPGPAPRQTPIRGALLTDAELDHTMGLVALREATALDVYATAPVLDALDTGFPLRRLLQPYEGAWTWTATAPGTPLRLGSHLSVTTIALGTKRPRYAAAPPDDAPWVVGYRVEDQRTGGALVYAPCLAAWTPTLDDACVGADYLIVDGTFYHDDEMTRATGRGASAISMGHMPIAGPGGSLEHAREHGGMRVLYTHLNNTNPLVCAASPEHAAIEATGAAVASERMILTC, from the coding sequence ATGCGCGTACGCATCTTGGGGACGGCCGCCGGCGGCGGCGCCCCCCAGTGGAACTGTGCGTGCAACCCGTGCGCGCGCCTGCGGGGCCTTGGCTCGTCGGCCTGGCGAACCCAGGATTCCATCGCCGTCACCGACGGACACAGCGGCTGGTACCTCATCAATGCCTCGCCCGACCTGCGAACGCAGATCCTCCGCACGGACGAACTCGCCCCCGGCCCCGCGCCCCGGCAGACACCGATCCGCGGGGCGCTGCTCACCGACGCTGAACTCGACCACACCATGGGCCTGGTTGCCCTGCGCGAAGCCACGGCGCTGGACGTGTACGCCACCGCTCCGGTGCTCGATGCCCTGGACACCGGATTCCCGCTGCGCAGACTGCTCCAGCCCTATGAGGGTGCCTGGACCTGGACTGCGACGGCGCCCGGCACGCCGCTGCGCCTCGGTAGCCACCTGTCCGTGACCACAATCGCCCTGGGCACCAAGCGCCCCCGCTATGCGGCAGCTCCACCCGACGATGCGCCTTGGGTGGTCGGCTACCGCGTGGAGGACCAGCGCACCGGAGGCGCCCTGGTCTACGCCCCGTGCCTGGCGGCCTGGACCCCCACCCTGGACGACGCCTGCGTCGGCGCCGACTACCTGATCGTCGACGGCACCTTCTACCACGACGACGAGATGACGCGGGCCACCGGTCGCGGCGCGAGCGCCATCAGCATGGGACACATGCCCATCGCAGGACCCGGCGGCAGCCTGGAACACGCACGTGAGCACGGGGGGATGCGCGTGCTGTACACGCACCTCAACAACACCAACCCCCTGGTGTGCGCCGCGTCCCCGGAGCACGCAGCGATCGAGGCCACCGGTGCGGCGGTCGCCTCCGAAAGAATGATCTTGACGTGTTGA
- the casA gene encoding type I-E CRISPR-associated protein Cse1/CasA: MDALLSRAMQLNAATDPWIMVSDASGQTSEASMAAVLADAGQWSGLAGEPPVAAAVLRLLVAVVLDATGGPRDDAEWERWWNEGLPVHRISAYLDQHRARMYLHSTSAPFLQDAGTPERVGVKSVAELAPHLPTGQNPVIYSDSTDLNGPNPARFTQAEALRWLVAFHQFTRTGMWANAAGSGPASGRAGILLDRLLAIPAGPTLAHTLILNLPTGTAVGRPPWRADAPVHGRPPRDVIELLTWQTRHVKLLPDADGTVTRLLVAVDPGIDPAVPRDVIASLDLHITAVEAPKAAEGWALLGYEPNVATWRAATALGAGASGARMVHALAQRAEVIGKTPVCIETVGLAVEAKSKYVSWMRETLPLAMHTTTHMRSAVLIAETVADACGSALLTAQQDAGLVAANPPREQRARVTQAAQRAFWPKLDRHGVDLSEELERAADEGARAHLLDAWLRQVASAAHAALDSCTTSLPPAPRYAAARARGHRIIRGTVRDLAQECA, translated from the coding sequence GTGGATGCGCTATTGTCGCGTGCCATGCAGTTGAATGCCGCGACCGATCCATGGATCATGGTCTCCGATGCGAGTGGCCAGACCAGCGAGGCCTCGATGGCCGCTGTGTTGGCCGACGCCGGTCAGTGGTCCGGCCTGGCGGGTGAACCACCAGTGGCCGCCGCGGTGTTGCGGCTCCTGGTCGCCGTCGTTCTGGATGCGACGGGCGGCCCGCGGGATGACGCGGAATGGGAGCGCTGGTGGAACGAAGGCCTTCCCGTGCACAGGATCAGCGCCTACCTGGACCAGCACAGGGCGCGCATGTACCTGCACTCGACGAGCGCGCCGTTCCTGCAGGACGCAGGAACGCCCGAGCGAGTCGGGGTGAAGTCCGTGGCCGAGCTCGCACCGCATCTGCCCACCGGGCAGAACCCGGTGATCTACAGCGACAGCACAGACCTGAACGGACCCAATCCTGCGCGGTTCACCCAGGCTGAGGCGCTGCGGTGGCTCGTGGCGTTCCATCAGTTCACCCGGACGGGGATGTGGGCGAACGCAGCCGGGAGCGGCCCGGCGTCCGGCCGTGCCGGGATTCTCCTGGACCGTCTGCTGGCGATCCCCGCCGGCCCGACCCTGGCCCACACCCTCATCCTCAACCTCCCGACCGGAACGGCCGTCGGTCGCCCGCCGTGGCGAGCGGATGCACCTGTGCACGGACGTCCCCCCCGGGACGTCATCGAATTGCTGACCTGGCAGACCCGGCACGTGAAGCTACTGCCCGATGCCGACGGGACGGTGACCAGACTGCTCGTCGCCGTCGACCCCGGGATCGATCCGGCTGTGCCCAGGGACGTGATCGCCTCTCTCGACCTGCACATCACGGCAGTCGAAGCTCCGAAAGCCGCCGAGGGGTGGGCGTTGCTGGGCTACGAGCCGAACGTGGCAACCTGGCGCGCCGCCACGGCACTGGGAGCAGGAGCCAGCGGTGCACGGATGGTCCATGCCCTTGCCCAGCGCGCGGAGGTGATCGGCAAGACCCCGGTGTGCATCGAGACGGTGGGTCTGGCCGTGGAGGCGAAGTCGAAGTACGTGTCGTGGATGAGGGAGACCCTGCCGCTCGCCATGCACACCACGACGCACATGCGCAGTGCCGTACTGATCGCGGAGACCGTCGCCGACGCTTGCGGGAGCGCGCTGCTGACCGCGCAACAGGACGCAGGCCTGGTGGCCGCCAACCCCCCTCGCGAGCAGCGCGCCCGGGTGACCCAGGCCGCGCAGCGGGCGTTCTGGCCCAAACTGGACCGGCACGGCGTCGACCTGTCCGAAGAGTTGGAACGCGCTGCCGATGAGGGTGCCCGCGCTCACCTCTTGGACGCATGGCTCCGCCAGGTCGCGTCCGCCGCACATGCCGCACTGGATTCCTGCACCACCTCGCTGCCCCCCGCTCCCCGGTACGCGGCGGCTCGCGCGCGGGGCCACCGCATCATCCGCGGCACCGTTCGTGATCTGGCCCAGGAGTGCGCATGA
- the cas7e gene encoding type I-E CRISPR-associated protein Cas7/Cse4/CasC, with the protein MPTLEIHMLHQLPPSLINRDEDGQPKTAHFGGAKRVRWSSQSAKRAMRIHFGDAGLIPAQNLSSRTRKIPTLLTAALADLGHSAADAHALAVNTVWGAGLLDTDPAKAALKQSNVLLLISDQEIRSIAERVHERADELLAVAVPDHTIWPSGDDEESKAAARRSKKERKADCPAEFRELGKDALRRLDATKAADIALFGRMMAQAPEAGVDGALHVAHAIGTNAIIDDLDYFTAVDDHAAPGEAATGFLDTASLTSAVFYRYHSLQLGQLGRNLAHDDKIIEATVNAALTASVSAMPTAKQTSTAPWTRPSLVLTVLREDQPLSLANGFSRPVRADYGSDLITASARALARHWDTLGRSWGHQGVIAAWHTWSGEPDTITEPGLPGQALPIRDHLTTAAARAVLHTGP; encoded by the coding sequence GTGCCCACCCTCGAGATCCACATGCTCCACCAGCTCCCCCCATCGCTGATCAACCGGGACGAGGACGGCCAGCCCAAGACGGCGCACTTCGGCGGAGCCAAACGGGTCCGCTGGTCGTCCCAGTCCGCCAAGCGAGCCATGCGCATCCACTTCGGCGACGCCGGACTGATCCCGGCGCAGAACCTCTCCTCGCGCACCCGGAAGATCCCCACCCTGCTGACCGCCGCCCTCGCTGATCTGGGCCACAGCGCAGCGGACGCGCACGCGTTGGCCGTCAACACCGTCTGGGGCGCAGGGCTCCTGGACACCGACCCCGCCAAGGCGGCACTGAAGCAGTCGAACGTGCTGCTGCTGATCTCCGACCAGGAGATCCGGTCGATCGCCGAGCGCGTGCACGAGCGCGCCGACGAACTCCTCGCGGTCGCGGTGCCCGATCACACCATCTGGCCCTCAGGGGACGACGAGGAGTCCAAGGCGGCCGCGAGGAGGTCGAAGAAGGAACGCAAGGCGGACTGTCCTGCGGAGTTCCGCGAGTTGGGCAAGGACGCCCTACGCCGCCTGGACGCCACCAAGGCGGCCGACATCGCACTGTTCGGCCGCATGATGGCCCAGGCGCCGGAGGCAGGGGTGGACGGTGCACTCCACGTCGCCCATGCGATCGGCACCAACGCCATCATCGACGACCTCGACTACTTCACCGCCGTCGACGACCACGCCGCCCCGGGCGAGGCCGCGACCGGGTTCCTGGACACCGCGAGCCTGACCTCAGCGGTGTTCTACCGCTACCACAGCCTGCAGCTCGGGCAGCTCGGCAGGAACCTCGCCCACGACGACAAGATCATCGAAGCGACCGTCAACGCGGCCCTGACCGCTTCGGTCAGCGCCATGCCAACCGCCAAGCAGACCTCCACCGCTCCCTGGACCCGCCCATCCCTGGTTCTGACCGTACTGCGCGAGGACCAGCCGTTGTCCCTGGCCAACGGCTTCTCCCGACCGGTACGCGCCGACTACGGCAGCGACCTCATCACCGCCTCCGCCCGTGCACTGGCCCGGCACTGGGACACCCTGGGGCGCAGCTGGGGGCATCAGGGCGTCATCGCCGCCTGGCACACCTGGAGCGGGGAGCCCGACACGATCACCGAACCAGGTCTGCCCGGCCAGGCCCTGCCCATCCGCGACCACCTCACCACCGCCGCCGCCCGCGCCGTTCTGCACACGGGACCCTGA
- the pqqC gene encoding pyrroloquinoline-quinone synthase PqqC, with protein MRTAATEWDPVEFTARLRACRQRYWDTHPFHVRMHQGALDKAAVQAWVANRWYYQKSLPAKNAAIVSNCPIPEVRRHWLPRIAFQDGGTGTEGGLSDWLILAEAVGLSREEVLDERHVLPGVRFAVDSYVTFARTRPWIESVAASLTELFSPDLMRERVAVFREHYPWIAAEGSAYFENRIEQVSLDSAYTLDLVVAHCVGRERQEAALAALAFKCDVLWHILDSVEHGASCQAHEPRYTEGCMA; from the coding sequence ATGCGTACTGCGGCCACTGAGTGGGATCCGGTAGAGTTCACAGCCAGGTTGCGGGCGTGCCGTCAGCGGTATTGGGACACGCACCCGTTCCATGTGCGGATGCATCAGGGAGCCCTGGACAAGGCTGCGGTGCAGGCTTGGGTGGCAAACCGCTGGTACTACCAGAAGAGCCTCCCCGCCAAGAATGCTGCGATCGTTTCGAATTGCCCGATCCCGGAAGTACGGCGTCACTGGCTGCCACGCATCGCCTTCCAGGACGGGGGCACCGGAACCGAGGGCGGCTTGTCGGACTGGCTGATCCTGGCAGAGGCGGTCGGGTTGAGCCGGGAGGAGGTTCTCGACGAGCGGCACGTTCTGCCCGGAGTGCGGTTCGCGGTCGACTCCTACGTGACGTTTGCGCGAACGCGCCCGTGGATCGAGTCGGTGGCGGCATCACTGACCGAGCTGTTCTCTCCGGACCTCATGCGCGAGCGGGTGGCCGTCTTCCGCGAGCACTACCCGTGGATTGCCGCTGAGGGCAGCGCGTACTTCGAGAACCGGATCGAGCAGGTGTCCCTCGACTCCGCCTACACCCTGGACCTGGTGGTCGCGCACTGCGTGGGACGGGAACGGCAGGAGGCTGCGCTGGCCGCCCTGGCCTTCAAATGCGATGTCCTGTGGCACATCCTCGATTCAGTCGAGCATGGGGCGTCGTGCCAGGCGCATGAGCCCCGGTACACCGAGGGATGCATGGCATGA
- a CDS encoding DUF11 domain-containing protein produces the protein MTQESCRTRRTLAALATIVIGSAAPLVAIATPAFAAPTGPVLSVMKTHDGDFTRGRTGIYTITVSNAAGASPTDATPVTVADTLPTGLTATGLDGGPSWTCSLGTLSCTRTDVLNPGQSYAPITLTVDVAPSAPDEVTNTATISGGGAPNASAYDNTRISSASRPGGPIIVNVYVDSRNTNALSGSVVATVKNRIEANGHHPRTHRGAHRVHHHGPQH, from the coding sequence ATGACGCAGGAATCCTGTCGCACCCGACGCACTCTGGCCGCGTTGGCGACGATCGTCATCGGCTCCGCTGCACCTCTCGTTGCCATCGCGACACCCGCCTTCGCGGCCCCCACGGGTCCCGTCCTGAGCGTCATGAAGACCCACGACGGGGACTTCACCCGAGGACGCACCGGGATCTACACCATCACCGTGTCCAATGCCGCAGGAGCCAGCCCGACCGATGCCACTCCGGTCACGGTCGCTGATACGCTGCCCACCGGTCTCACCGCCACAGGTCTTGACGGGGGACCCAGTTGGACCTGCTCCCTGGGGACCCTGTCCTGCACCCGCACCGACGTGCTCAACCCCGGGCAGAGCTACGCACCCATCACGCTGACGGTCGATGTGGCGCCGAGCGCTCCGGACGAGGTCACGAACACGGCCACCATCAGCGGAGGAGGCGCTCCGAACGCCTCCGCGTACGACAACACCCGCATCAGCTCCGCGAGCCGCCCCGGCGGTCCGATCATCGTCAATGTCTACGTCGACTCCCGCAACACCAATGCCTTGAGCGGCAGCGTGGTTGCCACGGTGAAGAACCGCATCGAGGCCAACGGCCATCACCCTCGCACGCACAGGGGAGCCCATAGGGTCCACCACCACGGGCCCCAGCACTGA
- the cas6e gene encoding type I-E CRISPR-associated protein Cas6/Cse3/CasE, translated as MSLYLSRIVLDPRRRWTATILRNSQAAHAFALTPFAGTRVENQVLHHLNAPAHQEPVLLIQSASPPDWGRANPNLGIRPTVKDITAFHAGLRAGHQLRFRLIAAPTRTSPGGFPGRERGTRLPLLDPDAQAAWFTRRTEGACAIDTLVVLPHGKRSGWQSTSRDDVYELENRHGPRTITHNQVCYSGVLTIRDPDELRTLAAVGIGPGKAYGCGLLALAHLTQAGPADGRADRPVSALYARG; from the coding sequence ATGTCGCTGTACCTCTCCCGGATCGTCCTCGATCCGCGCCGCCGCTGGACCGCCACCATCCTGCGGAACTCCCAGGCCGCACACGCATTCGCGCTGACTCCCTTTGCCGGAACCCGCGTGGAGAACCAGGTACTCCACCACCTCAACGCCCCAGCACACCAGGAACCTGTCCTGCTCATCCAGTCCGCCAGTCCCCCCGACTGGGGGCGTGCCAACCCCAATCTGGGCATCCGTCCCACAGTCAAGGACATCACCGCCTTCCACGCCGGGCTCCGGGCCGGCCACCAGTTGCGGTTCCGCCTCATCGCCGCACCCACACGGACCTCCCCGGGCGGCTTCCCAGGACGCGAACGAGGGACCAGGCTCCCGCTGCTGGACCCCGACGCACAGGCGGCGTGGTTCACCCGTCGTACCGAAGGTGCCTGCGCCATCGACACGCTCGTCGTACTACCGCACGGCAAGCGGTCCGGGTGGCAGAGCACCTCGCGCGACGACGTCTACGAGCTCGAGAACAGGCACGGCCCGCGAACGATCACCCACAACCAGGTCTGCTACAGCGGAGTCCTGACCATCCGTGACCCCGACGAACTCCGCACCCTGGCCGCCGTCGGGATCGGCCCGGGCAAGGCGTACGGCTGCGGACTCCTGGCCCTCGCGCACCTCACCCAGGCCGGCCCCGCAGACGGCCGTGCCGACCGACCAGTCTCCGCCCTGTACGCACGGGGATGA
- the cas5e gene encoding type I-E CRISPR-associated protein Cas5/CasD codes for MPTLLLRLDGPMQAWGSSSMFEQRATDLHPTKSGIIGLLAAALGRPREADILDLAALRCAVRVDQPGEILHDFQIVGIDGWYSASGKVTVGQPKLSRRQYLADAVFTVAVGGENTALIEDCAAALTRPAYGLFLGRKSCPPAAPIYVTTTEQDPVTALTGFPYQGRLRAPARLRIIGEDPAGPYLTADQPVSFAPGRRTYTGRRTRTTSIPTPLHSPQPGAAPFSGGDPYELGS; via the coding sequence ATGCCAACCCTCCTCCTGCGCTTGGACGGACCCATGCAGGCGTGGGGCTCCTCCAGCATGTTCGAGCAGCGCGCCACAGACCTGCACCCCACCAAGTCCGGGATCATCGGCCTCCTGGCCGCCGCTCTCGGCCGTCCCCGCGAAGCGGACATCCTCGACCTGGCCGCACTGCGCTGCGCCGTGCGCGTGGACCAACCCGGGGAGATCCTCCACGACTTCCAGATCGTCGGCATCGACGGCTGGTACTCCGCCTCGGGAAAAGTGACCGTCGGTCAGCCCAAGCTCTCCCGCCGCCAGTACCTGGCGGACGCGGTGTTCACCGTCGCGGTGGGAGGGGAGAACACCGCCCTGATCGAGGACTGTGCCGCCGCGTTGACCCGCCCCGCCTACGGGCTGTTCCTCGGCCGGAAGTCCTGCCCACCCGCGGCACCGATCTACGTCACGACCACCGAACAGGATCCCGTCACGGCTCTGACGGGTTTCCCCTACCAGGGGCGCCTGCGCGCGCCCGCACGCTTGCGCATCATCGGCGAAGACCCGGCCGGCCCCTACCTGACCGCTGATCAACCCGTCAGTTTCGCCCCGGGCCGGCGCACCTACACGGGCCGGCGTACCAGGACGACCTCGATCCCGACGCCCCTGCACTCCCCCCAACCCGGCGCCGCACCGTTCTCCGGCGGTGACCCCTACGAACTCGGAAGCTGA
- the pqqE gene encoding pyrroloquinoline quinone biosynthesis protein PqqE encodes MSDTAQEVGPPLGLVAELTYRCPLRCPYCSNPVEFAAYRPELTDDQWRGVLDQAHELGVLQVHFSGGEPLVRPGLADLVRHAAALGMYTNLVTSGVPHGAGAMDALAAAGLEHVQLSIQDADAARSDAIAGTTSFHRKRAAAQAVRRLGLPLTVNVVLHRANIEHAAEIVELAVRLGADRLELANAQYYGWALRNRAALLPSREQIVGLEPVVAAARRRHPRLEILYVLPDYFEETPKPCMQGWGSQQLTVAPNGDVLPCAGAAQIPGLGIENVRERSLAAIWYSSGAFNRFRGTHWMPQPCAACPRKDTDFGGCRCQAFQLTGDAAATDPVCRLSPHHDALTALLVPDAAQVGDQTLRPRIARPSR; translated from the coding sequence GTGAGTGACACGGCGCAGGAGGTCGGCCCGCCACTGGGGCTGGTCGCAGAACTGACCTACAGGTGCCCTCTGCGCTGTCCCTACTGTTCGAATCCCGTCGAATTCGCAGCCTACCGACCGGAGCTGACCGACGACCAATGGCGAGGCGTCCTGGACCAGGCACATGAACTGGGCGTGCTGCAGGTGCACTTCTCCGGAGGGGAACCGCTGGTCCGGCCCGGACTGGCCGATCTGGTACGGCATGCCGCGGCACTGGGCATGTACACCAATCTCGTCACGAGCGGGGTCCCGCACGGGGCAGGCGCGATGGATGCCCTCGCCGCCGCCGGCCTGGAGCACGTCCAACTCAGTATCCAGGACGCTGACGCGGCACGGTCCGATGCCATCGCAGGGACCACGTCGTTCCACCGCAAACGTGCCGCCGCCCAGGCGGTGCGGCGTCTGGGACTGCCGTTGACGGTCAACGTCGTCCTGCACCGGGCGAATATCGAACACGCCGCAGAGATCGTGGAACTGGCGGTCCGGCTCGGAGCGGACCGGCTGGAACTGGCGAACGCGCAGTACTACGGCTGGGCGCTGCGCAACCGGGCCGCGCTGCTTCCCAGTCGCGAGCAGATCGTCGGGCTCGAGCCCGTGGTGGCTGCGGCCCGGCGACGTCATCCACGCCTTGAGATCCTCTACGTCCTTCCCGACTACTTCGAGGAGACGCCCAAGCCCTGCATGCAGGGATGGGGCAGCCAACAGCTCACGGTCGCACCCAACGGCGACGTCCTCCCGTGCGCCGGGGCAGCGCAGATCCCGGGCCTGGGAATCGAGAACGTCCGCGAGCGTTCACTGGCGGCGATCTGGTATTCCTCCGGGGCGTTCAACCGGTTCCGCGGAACGCACTGGATGCCTCAGCCCTGCGCCGCCTGCCCGCGCAAGGACACCGACTTCGGCGGCTGCCGCTGCCAGGCGTTCCAGCTCACCGGGGACGCGGCAGCCACCGACCCGGTGTGCCGGCTCTCCCCGCACCATGACGCCCTCACCGCCCTGCTGGTCCCCGATGCCGCGCAGGTGGGCGATCAGACGCTACGACCCCGAATCGCCCGCCCCTCCCGCTAG